In Zunongwangia profunda SM-A87, the following proteins share a genomic window:
- a CDS encoding RNA polymerase sigma factor, with protein MKNNQKIILDLKKGKTTSFKEIYFLYYDKLFHICKKFNFKVFTPQDFIQETFLKIYKNRHQLKEDVPLEAQIIVICKNIIFNHLNREKKIIPLQPDFLNSKIENDEPENETNFKKEKLHKLIEELPVQQKKIFKLHKIDNYSYQEIASLTQLSQKTIANHIYLANNFIRKNIKKA; from the coding sequence ATGAAAAATAACCAAAAGATCATTCTAGATTTAAAGAAAGGCAAAACAACAAGCTTTAAAGAGATCTATTTTCTTTATTACGATAAACTTTTTCATATCTGCAAAAAATTCAATTTTAAAGTATTCACCCCACAAGATTTTATTCAGGAAACCTTTTTAAAAATCTACAAAAACAGGCATCAGTTAAAAGAAGATGTGCCGCTAGAAGCACAGATTATAGTGATTTGTAAAAACATTATTTTCAATCATCTTAACCGGGAGAAAAAAATAATTCCGCTTCAACCCGATTTTCTTAACAGTAAAATAGAAAACGACGAGCCGGAAAATGAGACCAACTTCAAAAAAGAAAAGCTACATAAATTAATAGAAGAACTTCCGGTTCAACAAAAAAAGATTTTCAAGTTACACAAAATCGACAATTATTCTTACCAGGAAATTGCTAGCCTTACCCAACTTTCACAAAAAACGATCGCCAACCATATTTACCTGGCAAATAATTTTATCCGAAAAAATATCAAAAAGGCTTAG
- a CDS encoding efflux RND transporter permease subunit → MFKKIIKRPVLTLVITIILLLAGAASITSLPVERFPEIAPPSVSVQVYYPGGNAETVAKSVLLPIEEAINGTENMSYANSTATNSGRGRVTVYFKPGTDPDLAAVDIQNRISTITSMIPTEVSEAGISVTKRMKGSIMTINIYSDDPTYDETFLNAFTRINIRRELKRVDGLAEASILRQRDYAMRIWLNPQKMASYQLTPRDVYNQIKDQNFEAAPGKFGENSEELFEIIMKHDGRFSQPEDYENLVIKTKDETSLHLRDIARVEFGASNYTSENRLNGKPSVTIDIVQQNGANAMEIDSRIREILEEQSRLFPDDVHYEITYSVRNQIDESMSQVEHTLVEAFILVFLVVFIFLQDFRATLITAISIPASLLGTFFFLNIIGASMNVLSMFSLVLAIGIVVDDAIVVMEAIHEKMTHHKMPVKEAVSSAMDEITGAIISITVVIAAVFVPVGFLSGPVGVFYQEFAYTIIFAVLISAINALTLTPVLSKIFFGKKDRKKDKRGIARAISNYRQFRKAKVLRRKGFRKFDTFFDRFTQKYLNAVRWILNRKWVGLGALAVIIGLTVFLSKITPSGFIPTEDDNFLILSMKMPEGSSLHRTNVALRKADSILQQQPAVKGVNTVSGFNVVDNANSPSSGLAYVQLNPADDRGEIHEIQAVIKDLLSKLDEIPETDFNMYPRPTVQGFGNFDGVQFMLQDRADGDLGDFGQIVNEFMNTLNNQKEVENAFTSFNPNFPQYRLDIDYEKAKNMGVSVKDMMFTIQSYFGRVQPGDFNRFSRQYGVYMQSDIQFRESPESFNSIFVKNDEGEMVPVNTIVKLKQTYGPEVVNRYNLYNAAKINVTPAKGYSTGDVMNMIEDLTAKKLPATLSYEWTSMSLEEKNSGGDTIIVFIIIILLVYFILASQYESFLLPLAVMLSLPVGIFGVFTAINIAGIDNNIYVQIGIIMLIGLLAKNSILIVEFVAQKRRAGFTAFDAVIEASALRIRPIIMTSLAFTVGLVPLMFAEGSSAQGNHSVSIGTAGGMISGIVLGIFIIPVLAYVFQVLHDKMNLERYAE, encoded by the coding sequence ATGTTTAAGAAAATAATAAAAAGGCCAGTCCTTACACTGGTTATCACTATCATATTGCTTTTAGCCGGGGCGGCAAGTATCACCTCTTTACCGGTAGAACGTTTTCCGGAAATTGCTCCGCCCAGTGTTAGTGTACAGGTATATTATCCAGGAGGTAACGCTGAAACTGTAGCAAAATCTGTTTTATTGCCTATTGAAGAGGCTATTAACGGGACAGAAAATATGTCTTATGCGAATTCTACCGCAACCAACTCGGGTAGAGGGCGTGTAACCGTTTATTTTAAACCCGGGACAGATCCAGATCTGGCTGCTGTCGATATTCAAAACCGAATTTCTACCATTACTTCTATGATCCCAACTGAAGTTTCTGAAGCAGGGATATCGGTGACGAAAAGGATGAAAGGGAGTATCATGACGATCAATATTTATAGTGATGATCCTACTTACGACGAAACCTTCTTAAACGCATTTACCAGAATTAATATTCGTAGGGAATTAAAGCGTGTAGACGGGCTTGCTGAAGCTTCTATTTTAAGACAGCGTGATTACGCTATGAGAATTTGGTTGAATCCGCAGAAAATGGCTTCTTACCAGTTAACGCCACGTGATGTTTATAATCAGATTAAAGATCAAAACTTCGAGGCGGCACCAGGTAAATTCGGAGAAAATTCAGAAGAGCTTTTTGAAATTATCATGAAGCACGATGGCCGATTTAGCCAGCCCGAAGATTACGAAAATCTGGTAATTAAAACTAAAGATGAAACCTCGTTACATTTAAGGGATATTGCAAGAGTAGAATTTGGTGCTTCTAATTATACCAGTGAGAATAGATTAAACGGAAAACCATCGGTAACCATAGATATCGTACAGCAAAATGGAGCCAACGCAATGGAAATCGATAGTCGTATTCGTGAGATCCTAGAAGAGCAGTCACGTTTATTTCCAGATGATGTACATTACGAAATCACCTATAGTGTAAGAAACCAGATCGACGAATCGATGAGTCAGGTGGAACACACCCTTGTCGAAGCCTTTATTTTGGTTTTCCTGGTGGTTTTTATTTTCCTTCAGGATTTTAGGGCAACCTTAATTACTGCAATTTCTATCCCGGCATCTTTATTAGGTACTTTCTTTTTCTTAAATATCATAGGGGCCTCGATGAATGTTTTAAGTATGTTCTCCCTGGTGTTGGCTATTGGTATTGTGGTAGATGATGCCATTGTGGTGATGGAGGCTATACACGAAAAAATGACACATCATAAAATGCCGGTTAAAGAGGCCGTAAGTTCTGCAATGGACGAGATTACCGGAGCTATTATCTCGATTACGGTAGTAATTGCAGCGGTGTTTGTGCCGGTTGGATTTTTAAGCGGTCCTGTAGGGGTATTTTATCAGGAGTTTGCTTACACAATTATATTTGCCGTATTAATTTCTGCGATCAATGCGCTTACTTTAACACCGGTTCTAAGTAAAATTTTCTTCGGGAAAAAAGATAGAAAAAAGGATAAACGAGGTATTGCAAGAGCAATTTCGAATTACAGGCAGTTTAGAAAGGCTAAAGTGTTACGTAGAAAAGGATTTAGGAAATTCGACACTTTCTTTGATCGTTTTACACAAAAATATTTAAATGCCGTTCGTTGGATTTTAAATAGAAAATGGGTTGGTCTGGGAGCCTTGGCAGTTATTATTGGTCTAACCGTATTTTTATCTAAAATTACGCCCAGTGGATTTATTCCTACAGAGGATGATAACTTCCTGATTTTATCCATGAAAATGCCAGAGGGATCTTCATTGCATCGAACAAATGTTGCCTTAAGAAAAGCTGATTCGATATTGCAACAGCAACCCGCAGTAAAAGGAGTGAATACAGTATCTGGTTTTAATGTAGTAGACAATGCTAATAGTCCTTCTTCTGGTTTAGCTTATGTGCAATTAAACCCCGCAGATGATCGTGGCGAAATCCATGAGATTCAGGCAGTGATTAAAGATTTATTGTCAAAATTAGATGAAATACCGGAAACCGATTTTAATATGTATCCAAGGCCTACCGTACAGGGGTTTGGTAATTTTGACGGAGTGCAGTTTATGCTTCAAGATAGGGCTGATGGTGATTTAGGTGATTTTGGACAGATTGTAAATGAATTTATGAATACCCTTAATAATCAGAAGGAAGTTGAAAATGCCTTTACGTCGTTCAATCCTAATTTCCCACAATATCGTTTGGATATAGATTACGAAAAGGCAAAGAACATGGGGGTAAGCGTAAAAGATATGATGTTTACTATCCAGTCTTACTTTGGTAGGGTTCAGCCGGGAGATTTTAACCGGTTTAGCAGACAGTACGGTGTTTACATGCAATCTGATATTCAGTTTAGGGAATCCCCGGAATCATTTAATAGTATTTTTGTGAAAAATGATGAAGGTGAAATGGTGCCGGTTAATACGATTGTAAAACTTAAACAAACCTACGGCCCAGAGGTTGTTAACCGTTACAATCTTTATAATGCAGCAAAAATAAATGTTACTCCCGCAAAAGGATATAGTACCGGGGATGTAATGAATATGATCGAAGATCTTACCGCCAAGAAACTTCCGGCTACTTTAAGTTATGAGTGGACGAGTATGAGTTTAGAAGAAAAGAATTCTGGCGGGGATACGATTATTGTGTTTATCATCATCATCTTACTGGTATATTTTATTCTGGCTTCACAGTACGAAAGCTTCTTATTACCATTGGCCGTAATGTTGTCATTGCCGGTAGGTATTTTTGGGGTGTTTACAGCTATTAATATCGCAGGGATCGACAATAATATTTATGTCCAAATTGGTATTATAATGCTTATTGGTTTACTGGCCAAGAACTCTATTTTGATTGTAGAGTTTGTAGCTCAAAAGCGAAGGGCAGGTTTTACCGCCTTCGATGCGGTGATCGAGGCCAGTGCATTAAGGATTAGGCCCATTATTATGACGTCTTTGGCATTTACCGTAGGATTAGTACCGTTAATGTTTGCCGAAGGTTCATCAGCACAGGGAAATCACTCGGTTAGTATTGGTACTGCAGGTGGAATGATAAGCGGAATTGTTTTGGGTATTTTTATAATTCCTGTTTTGGCTTATGTATTTCAGGTACTTCATGATAAAATGAATCTGGAACGTTATGCCGAGTAA
- a CDS encoding efflux RND transporter periplasmic adaptor subunit translates to MDKKYKFSMVNKFAILFISCTLLSLTSCKEEEKVDEGLPLPVVSLKEQNASKGFEYIGSIEGVETVEIRPQVDGILEEIYVDEGDFVEKGQPLFKVNSQPYMEDYKNAMANVALERAKVEKAKSDLDRLQPLIDNEVISEVRKKSVEADYQVALSSLERAQAQAANMRINLNFTTIKAPVSGFMGRIPKSPGNVVKQTDEKPLTILSKVDDIYVYFSMSESDYLYYERAKNDTLYNKMNNKVKLVLADGSVYEHTGKVDANSGQIDRNTGSITLRARFQNPDTLLRSGNTGKILMEEIYPKAILVPQSATTFIQDKKFVFVLDENNIAQRKEIITEGRSGDNYIVSSKSLSPDDRIVLSGLDKLANGIKVKPIERGRLLSQVQE, encoded by the coding sequence ATGGATAAGAAATATAAATTTTCAATGGTGAACAAATTTGCAATACTTTTCATTTCATGTACTCTTTTAAGCCTTACTTCCTGCAAGGAAGAAGAAAAGGTGGATGAAGGATTACCGCTGCCAGTGGTATCCCTTAAAGAGCAAAATGCCTCTAAAGGTTTTGAATATATCGGTTCTATAGAAGGAGTTGAAACAGTAGAAATTCGTCCTCAGGTAGATGGGATTTTAGAAGAAATTTATGTAGATGAAGGTGATTTTGTTGAAAAAGGACAGCCATTATTTAAAGTTAATAGTCAGCCTTATATGGAAGATTATAAAAACGCAATGGCCAATGTAGCTTTAGAGAGAGCAAAAGTCGAAAAAGCAAAAAGTGATTTAGACCGTTTACAACCACTAATTGATAACGAAGTGATTTCTGAAGTACGAAAGAAATCTGTAGAAGCCGATTATCAGGTAGCCTTATCTTCCTTAGAAAGAGCGCAGGCACAGGCAGCCAATATGAGAATCAATCTCAATTTTACCACAATTAAAGCTCCCGTAAGCGGCTTTATGGGAAGAATTCCTAAATCTCCAGGTAACGTTGTTAAGCAAACAGATGAAAAACCACTTACCATATTATCTAAAGTAGATGATATTTATGTGTATTTCTCTATGAGCGAGTCTGATTATTTGTATTACGAAAGAGCAAAAAACGATACTCTTTACAATAAAATGAATAATAAGGTAAAGTTGGTTTTAGCCGACGGATCTGTTTACGAACATACCGGGAAGGTAGATGCTAATTCTGGGCAAATCGACCGTAATACTGGTTCTATTACTTTAAGGGCGAGATTCCAAAACCCAGATACTCTGTTAAGATCGGGAAATACTGGTAAAATTTTAATGGAAGAAATTTATCCAAAAGCTATTTTAGTACCTCAAAGTGCCACAACATTTATTCAGGATAAAAAATTCGTTTTTGTTTTAGATGAAAATAATATAGCACAACGTAAAGAGATTATAACTGAAGGAAGATCTGGAGATAATTATATCGTAAGTTCTAAAAGTTTATCCCCAGACGATCGTATCGTGCTTTCTGGTTTGGATAAGTTGGCCAACGGCATTAAAGTAAAGCCTATTGAAAGAGGCCGTTTGTTATCCCAGGTTCAGGAATAA
- a CDS encoding FecR family protein, which produces MKKSEIEKKFDKYWKENSPEIPSTEKEKSWEKFSSNHLKHPYPKTSTFIKYAAAIAIMVILGTGFYIINRINQPVQQIASVIHIENPGNKLKLIFLPDSSEIRLQSHSKITYSKDYSNNREVSLQGNAFFKVRKDKNHPFKVINNKTITTALGTSFTIAENEIQTRVKLHEGKVKMTVQGQSKNWILLPGEEFILEDGATKIQHFKNHIDFEKESVKNIISFLEQEYAFKIAVPEAFLSKQITLRIKKEEDIEIPLKILAEIHNLNYSIDRFNNKVIFRKQTSAPTNNIIKK; this is translated from the coding sequence ATGAAGAAAAGCGAAATCGAAAAAAAATTCGATAAGTACTGGAAAGAAAATTCACCTGAAATTCCTTCCACCGAAAAAGAAAAGTCCTGGGAAAAATTCTCTAGTAATCATTTAAAACATCCTTATCCTAAAACCTCTACTTTCATAAAGTATGCTGCTGCTATTGCGATAATGGTGATTTTAGGAACTGGTTTTTACATCATAAATCGTATCAATCAACCAGTACAGCAAATTGCTTCCGTCATACATATTGAAAATCCAGGAAATAAACTTAAATTGATTTTTTTACCTGATAGTAGTGAAATTAGGCTTCAATCACATTCAAAAATCACTTATTCTAAAGACTATAGCAATAATCGGGAGGTTTCTTTGCAAGGAAATGCCTTTTTTAAAGTTAGAAAAGACAAAAATCATCCTTTTAAAGTGATTAATAACAAAACCATAACTACGGCTTTAGGAACGTCCTTTACCATTGCTGAAAATGAAATCCAGACGCGTGTGAAATTGCATGAAGGCAAAGTAAAAATGACTGTTCAGGGGCAATCTAAAAACTGGATTTTGTTACCGGGAGAAGAATTTATTCTTGAAGATGGAGCGACTAAGATCCAGCATTTCAAAAACCATATAGACTTTGAAAAAGAGAGTGTAAAAAACATCATTAGTTTTCTTGAGCAGGAATATGCATTTAAAATAGCTGTTCCAGAAGCTTTTTTAAGTAAACAAATCACACTGCGGATAAAGAAAGAAGAAGATATTGAGATCCCTCTAAAAATACTTGCAGAAATACACAATCTTAACTACAGCATAGATCGCTTCAATAACAAGGTGATCTTTAGAAAGCAAACGTCTGCACCAACCAATAATATTATTAAGAAATGA
- a CDS encoding TolC family protein, translated as MKTSFLSTINSNNKSKLSAGFVKAALGAFAMIFVVSCKVGEEYTRPDFGDDVSSEFYAGGKKEETLAVDSLNSNEVNNDTIPMSEIPWKDYITDRTLQNLIDTALVNNIDLQKAMKNMEIGMEELAQSKANFFPSLNARPAEYRRDYYSENFNNYGSNRARRNHGENPPESFYTERLEYASALQANWEIDVWGKLRWQKEAARAQFMKSKEFKKAVQTSLISEVAATYFNLVMLKSQIEVAQKNYALSDSTLNIVQLQYDAGESTSLAIQQTKSQKLKAKTLIPQLERQYVIMENKLNRLLGRSPREIQIDTDFEDIEFQERYTSGVPLELIKNRPDVAMSEYELITANADAGVANALRYPSLNIGASAGLNSFKLEEFFDPVGSGFALLNGAIFQPIFNNRKLKTNYNVALSQKEIAQLDFKDDLITAIADVSNSLAKMEKLKEEFAIAQERIEVTQKGLKDAGMLFKGGYANYLEVISAQSDALESELNLINIKNQLLIANVELYRSLGGGWQ; from the coding sequence ATGAAAACGAGTTTTCTTTCAACTATAAATTCAAACAATAAATCAAAACTTTCAGCAGGATTTGTAAAAGCTGCTCTAGGGGCTTTTGCAATGATCTTTGTGGTGAGTTGTAAAGTAGGAGAAGAATATACGCGCCCGGATTTTGGTGATGATGTTTCCTCAGAATTTTATGCGGGAGGAAAGAAAGAGGAGACCTTAGCTGTAGATTCACTAAATTCAAACGAAGTGAATAATGATACCATCCCAATGTCTGAAATTCCATGGAAAGATTATATTACAGATAGGACATTACAAAACCTAATCGATACGGCTTTAGTAAACAATATCGATTTGCAAAAAGCCATGAAAAACATGGAAATTGGAATGGAGGAACTTGCGCAGTCTAAGGCAAATTTTTTCCCCTCCTTAAATGCGAGACCGGCAGAGTACCGTAGGGATTATTACTCTGAAAATTTTAATAACTATGGTTCTAATCGTGCCAGAAGAAACCATGGGGAAAATCCTCCGGAGAGCTTTTATACCGAGCGTTTAGAATATGCCTCTGCTTTGCAGGCCAACTGGGAAATTGATGTATGGGGGAAATTACGTTGGCAAAAAGAAGCGGCCCGTGCGCAGTTTATGAAGAGTAAGGAGTTTAAAAAAGCAGTGCAAACTTCGCTAATTTCAGAAGTTGCTGCAACCTATTTTAATCTTGTAATGCTTAAATCGCAGATAGAGGTTGCCCAGAAAAACTATGCCCTAAGCGATAGTACTTTAAATATCGTACAGTTGCAATACGATGCAGGAGAGTCTACTTCGCTGGCCATTCAGCAAACAAAATCACAAAAGTTAAAGGCCAAAACTTTAATTCCGCAGTTAGAGCGTCAGTATGTGATTATGGAAAATAAGCTGAACCGTTTATTAGGACGCTCCCCTAGAGAAATACAAATTGATACCGATTTCGAGGATATAGAATTTCAAGAGAGATATACTTCAGGAGTACCTTTAGAATTAATTAAAAACCGTCCAGATGTGGCCATGTCTGAATATGAGCTTATCACTGCTAACGCCGATGCCGGTGTTGCCAATGCGTTACGGTATCCTTCATTAAATATTGGTGCTTCAGCGGGTTTAAATTCGTTTAAATTAGAAGAATTTTTTGATCCTGTGGGCTCTGGTTTTGCTTTGTTAAACGGCGCTATTTTTCAGCCAATTTTTAATAATAGAAAACTAAAAACCAATTATAATGTCGCCTTATCCCAAAAGGAAATTGCTCAATTAGATTTTAAAGATGACCTTATTACAGCGATTGCAGACGTTTCTAACTCTTTGGCAAAAATGGAGAAGCTAAAGGAAGAATTTGCTATTGCGCAAGAGCGTATTGAGGTTACTCAAAAGGGACTAAAAGATGCCGGAATGCTTTTTAAAGGTGGTTATGCCAATTATCTGGAAGTGATCTCGGCACAAAGTGACGCTTTGGAAAGTGAACTTAATTTAATCAATATTAAAAATCAATTGCTAATCGCGAATGTAGAATTATATCGTAGTCTTGGCGGTGGCTGGCAATAA